A stretch of the Sorangium aterium genome encodes the following:
- a CDS encoding PAS domain-containing hybrid sensor histidine kinase/response regulator, with the protein MTHEISSAERLPAPEPAPQAPGARQLDDGTFRLLIDAAPDAMVVVDEQGRIVFVNVQTERMFGYTRGELIGQAIEILLPERFQRSHVANRSAFIAAPRARPMGSGLELFGRRRDGSEFPVEISLSPLATEGGTLFSSAIRDIGDRKRLEAVAQRTSDLLRSAVESFQGAFAVFDAQDRLALCNSVYRHWLGARVDGPMVGRSYDEILGESLAAGLFALGGEPPAALRERMLAYHAEPNGTLDLCTSDGRSLRATERRTAEGGTVCTLWDMTGDVQREEELRKARGIAEAASSAKSEFLASMSHELRTPLNAILGFAQLLHRDRKTPLTDRQKERIEHVLKGGEHLLKLIDDILDLSRIEAGRVTVSIEPVNVPEVLAEVKTTLDPMAQRAGIEIALAPLPAELPKITADRTRFAQILMNYGSNAIKYGRRGGRATIAVSMPEDGVVKICVIDNGIGIPQEQHAKIFQPFQRAGQETGPIEGTGIGLAITKRLAELMGGGVGFASIPGEGSEFWIELPAHQEPPAVAAPAQAGARLEASPLAGPGGVRHSVLYVEDNPSNIAFMEELISEFERVHLITAPNAEIGIELARSRQPEVVIMDINLPGMSGYEAMRKLEEWPETRDIPVIALSAAAMARDTRRAEQAGFYRYLTKPVRVDELTTVLEELLLPT; encoded by the coding sequence ATGACCCATGAAATCTCCTCCGCCGAGCGCCTGCCTGCACCCGAGCCGGCGCCCCAGGCACCTGGCGCTCGCCAGCTCGACGACGGCACGTTCCGCCTGCTCATCGACGCGGCGCCCGACGCCATGGTGGTCGTCGACGAACAGGGACGTATCGTGTTCGTCAACGTCCAGACCGAGCGAATGTTCGGCTACACGCGCGGCGAGCTCATCGGGCAGGCGATCGAGATCCTGCTCCCGGAGCGATTCCAGCGGTCTCACGTCGCGAACCGCTCGGCGTTCATCGCCGCGCCCAGGGCGCGCCCCATGGGGTCGGGGCTGGAGCTGTTCGGCCGCCGGAGGGACGGCAGCGAGTTCCCGGTCGAGATCAGCCTCAGCCCGCTGGCGACCGAGGGGGGCACCCTCTTCTCGAGCGCCATCCGCGACATCGGCGACCGCAAGCGCCTGGAGGCCGTGGCGCAACGCACGAGCGACCTCCTGCGGAGCGCGGTGGAGAGCTTCCAGGGCGCGTTCGCCGTGTTCGACGCGCAGGATCGGCTCGCGCTCTGCAACAGCGTGTACCGGCACTGGCTCGGCGCGCGGGTGGACGGCCCCATGGTCGGGCGGAGCTATGATGAGATCCTCGGCGAGAGCCTCGCCGCGGGGCTGTTCGCCCTCGGCGGCGAGCCTCCGGCCGCCCTCCGCGAGAGGATGCTCGCGTACCACGCGGAGCCGAATGGCACGCTGGATCTCTGCACGAGCGACGGGCGCAGCCTGCGCGCGACCGAGCGCCGCACGGCCGAGGGCGGGACCGTGTGCACCCTCTGGGACATGACCGGCGACGTGCAGCGCGAGGAGGAGCTCCGCAAGGCGCGGGGCATCGCCGAGGCCGCGAGCTCCGCGAAGAGCGAGTTCCTCGCCTCGATGAGCCACGAGCTCCGCACGCCGCTCAACGCGATCCTCGGCTTCGCCCAGCTCTTGCACCGCGACAGGAAGACGCCGCTCACCGATCGCCAGAAGGAGCGGATAGAGCACGTCCTCAAGGGCGGCGAGCACCTGCTCAAGCTCATCGACGACATCCTGGACCTCTCGCGCATCGAGGCGGGCCGCGTCACTGTGTCGATCGAGCCGGTGAACGTCCCCGAGGTGCTGGCCGAGGTGAAGACGACGCTCGACCCGATGGCCCAGCGCGCCGGGATCGAGATCGCGCTCGCGCCCCTCCCCGCGGAGCTCCCGAAGATCACGGCGGATCGCACGCGCTTCGCGCAGATCCTCATGAACTACGGCTCGAACGCGATCAAGTACGGCCGCAGGGGGGGCCGCGCCACGATCGCGGTCTCGATGCCGGAGGACGGGGTCGTGAAGATCTGCGTGATCGACAACGGCATCGGCATCCCCCAGGAGCAGCACGCGAAGATCTTCCAGCCCTTCCAGCGCGCCGGTCAGGAGACGGGCCCGATCGAGGGGACCGGGATCGGCCTCGCCATCACGAAGCGGCTCGCGGAGCTCATGGGCGGCGGCGTCGGCTTCGCCAGCATCCCGGGCGAAGGGTCCGAGTTCTGGATCGAGCTCCCGGCGCACCAGGAGCCGCCGGCGGTCGCCGCCCCGGCGCAGGCGGGCGCGCGCCTGGAGGCGTCGCCGCTCGCCGGGCCCGGCGGCGTCCGTCATTCGGTCCTGTACGTCGAAGACAACCCGTCGAACATCGCGTTCATGGAGGAGCTCATCTCCGAGTTCGAGCGTGTCCACCTGATCACCGCGCCGAACGCCGAGATCGGCATCGAGCTCGCGCGCTCGCGTCAACCCGAGGTCGTCATCATGGACATCAACCTCCCCGGGATGAGCGGCTACGAGGCCATGCGCAAGCTCGAAGAGTGGCCGGAGACGCGCGACATCCCCGTGATCGCGCTCAGCGCGGCGGCGATGGCCCGGGATACCCGCCGCGCCGAGCAGGCCGGGTTCTACCGGTACCTGACCAAGCCGGTGAGGGTCGACGAGCTGACCACCGTCCTCGAGGAGCTCCTCCTCCCGACGTAG
- a CDS encoding phosphotransferase enzyme family protein gives MVDEQVFKGGVNTVRRRGDRVYRPATAATPAIHRLLRHLRAAGFDAAPEPLGCDDEGNEVLSYLDGDVHNPLPAELRTPELLASAATLLRRFHDASATFVSEPDDRWQLPPRPPAEVICHGDLAPYNCVVRDGRVVGFIDFDTAHPGPRVWDVAYAVYRFAPLHAPSNPDSAGSPEDQARRAARFCRAYGFAPGPLLLDTVADRLAALLASMRARAAAGDTASQAHIAAGHPALYEEDIRYLRAQRDRLLRAFTP, from the coding sequence ATGGTCGACGAGCAGGTATTCAAGGGCGGCGTGAACACCGTGCGCCGGCGCGGCGACAGGGTCTACCGGCCGGCGACGGCGGCCACGCCTGCCATCCACCGGCTGCTGCGGCACCTCCGCGCGGCGGGCTTCGACGCGGCGCCGGAGCCGCTCGGGTGCGACGACGAGGGGAACGAGGTGCTGTCGTACCTCGATGGCGATGTACACAACCCGCTCCCGGCCGAGCTGCGCACTCCCGAGCTCCTCGCGTCCGCCGCCACCCTGCTGCGCCGGTTCCACGACGCCAGCGCGACGTTCGTGTCGGAGCCTGACGACCGGTGGCAGCTCCCGCCTCGCCCACCGGCCGAGGTGATCTGTCACGGCGACCTCGCGCCCTACAACTGTGTCGTCCGCGACGGCCGGGTCGTCGGCTTCATCGATTTCGATACCGCTCATCCGGGCCCGCGCGTGTGGGACGTGGCGTACGCTGTCTATCGTTTCGCGCCGCTGCACGCGCCGAGCAACCCGGACAGCGCCGGCAGCCCCGAGGACCAGGCGCGGCGCGCAGCTCGGTTCTGCCGCGCTTATGGCTTCGCGCCCGGGCCCCTGTTGCTCGACACCGTGGCCGACCGGCTGGCGGCGCTGCTCGCCTCCATGCGCGCGCGGGCCGCGGCCGGCGACACGGCATCTCAGGCGCACATCGCGGCCGGGCACCCTGCGTTGTACGAAGAGGACATCCGCTATTTGCGGGCGCAGCGCGATCGGCTGCTGCGGGCATTCACCCCGTGA
- a CDS encoding HEAT repeat domain-containing protein, whose amino-acid sequence MSTADRRRPADVLEALLREPQRRALWHASVRALMPFGRGPVPAELSADLLVRALGLRRPAEGYDEKLYARLDVAHLRGHVARTLGRMGRRAAVAVPVLVETLREPLGERCSPMCCSASSVRHEQILARVSVLDALRRLGPQAGKGVPADVVAALLAPASRRIALSAAELLARHPESALHHRAALLEALEHPYPPVVEAAARGLSRAAPSAAREAVRPLTTLLRHEQGGVRRAAIRALVAMRAGARGSEIARAEERFVWLAERDPDAAVRAVARRALGSLEGPSGVDGG is encoded by the coding sequence ATGAGCACGGCCGATCGCCGGCGGCCGGCGGATGTCCTCGAGGCGCTCCTCCGGGAGCCGCAGCGTCGCGCGCTGTGGCACGCGTCGGTCAGAGCGCTCATGCCGTTCGGCCGCGGTCCGGTGCCCGCCGAGCTCTCGGCCGACCTTCTGGTGCGGGCTCTCGGCCTGCGACGTCCTGCCGAGGGGTACGACGAGAAGCTCTATGCACGTCTGGACGTCGCGCACCTGCGCGGCCACGTTGCGCGAACGCTCGGGAGGATGGGCCGTCGCGCCGCCGTCGCGGTGCCGGTGCTCGTCGAGACGCTGCGCGAGCCGCTCGGGGAGCGGTGCTCGCCCATGTGCTGCTCGGCCTCGTCCGTGCGTCACGAGCAGATCCTCGCCCGGGTCAGCGTGCTCGATGCGCTGCGCCGGCTGGGCCCGCAGGCGGGGAAGGGCGTGCCGGCCGACGTCGTGGCGGCGCTCCTCGCGCCGGCGTCCCGCAGGATCGCCCTGAGCGCGGCGGAGCTCCTCGCGCGACATCCGGAGAGCGCGCTTCACCACCGCGCGGCGCTGCTCGAGGCGCTCGAGCATCCGTACCCGCCCGTGGTCGAGGCGGCCGCGCGCGGGCTCTCGCGGGCCGCCCCGAGCGCCGCGCGCGAGGCGGTGCGTCCTCTGACGACGCTGCTCCGACACGAGCAGGGCGGCGTGCGGCGCGCCGCGATCCGGGCGCTCGTCGCGATGCGCGCGGGCGCGAGGGGAAGCGAGATCGCGCGGGCGGAGGAGCGTTTCGTGTGGCTCGCCGAGCGCGATCCGGACGCCGCCGTGCGGGCGGTGGCCCGCCGCGCTCTCGGGTCGCTCGAGGGCCCGTCGGGGGTCGACGGTGGCTAG
- a CDS encoding transcriptional regulator has product MTQRRDHALSCTTLLLIACGLAGCGKASTPPAAAPEPLAPLTFRRSADDIILAAKLPPETAPRASLEIHRLDAYAACNAAQVRLSASVSARADAGPSALTLSSLVIGGLGLAGGIATTALAAGLEAKPPPVGTPSLPDAEPPDVDGKTGVIVAGVVTGVVVVGAVVGTLLLAGGDDDDHKHKLDLGVGGAGGLRDAIRAFEAACPDEPPEDALAACIDRARALRKACAAR; this is encoded by the coding sequence ATGACCCAAAGGCGCGATCATGCCCTCTCCTGCACGACGCTCTTGCTCATCGCGTGTGGACTGGCCGGCTGCGGCAAGGCCTCCACGCCGCCCGCGGCCGCCCCCGAGCCGCTCGCACCTCTCACGTTCCGGCGATCGGCGGACGACATCATCCTCGCGGCGAAGCTGCCGCCCGAGACCGCGCCCCGCGCGTCGCTCGAGATCCACCGCCTCGACGCCTACGCCGCGTGCAACGCGGCGCAGGTGCGCCTCTCCGCCAGCGTGAGCGCGCGCGCGGACGCGGGGCCGAGCGCGCTCACGCTGTCGAGCCTCGTCATCGGCGGCCTGGGGCTCGCGGGCGGCATCGCCACCACCGCGCTCGCCGCGGGCCTCGAAGCCAAGCCGCCCCCGGTGGGCACGCCGTCGCTCCCGGACGCGGAGCCGCCGGACGTGGACGGCAAGACGGGCGTGATCGTGGCGGGCGTCGTCACGGGCGTCGTCGTCGTGGGCGCCGTCGTCGGAACGCTCCTGCTCGCCGGCGGTGACGACGACGACCACAAGCACAAGCTCGATCTGGGCGTCGGCGGCGCAGGGGGGCTCCGCGACGCCATCCGCGCCTTCGAGGCCGCGTGCCCGGACGAGCCCCCCGAGGACGCCCTCGCCGCGTGCATCGACAGGGCGCGCGCCCTCCGCAAGGCCTGCGCAGCCCGGTGA
- a CDS encoding nucleoside hydrolase, producing the protein MKRMIFEMETADPDDFMTLLWLADHPDVELLGVLVTPGSEDQCRLVRWGLDRCGRPEVPIGALHGPAWWATSEGKKARVSGFHKACYGPGILEHPVGEVAGGPALLAELLRDPDATVLVGAAPKNIGKAFKDAPGLRLARWVQQGGFAGDNLVAEPLEKFRGRLTCPSYNPGGAPRETLALLASPQIGERRFVSKNVCHGVVYTEAMREALGRRVSGRSPRSGLTGMIDALGRYLADKGVGKAMHDLVAAACALDERVCDFVEVEIYREKGEWGARAMEGTNTRISVAFHEERFLDVLAR; encoded by the coding sequence GTGAAGCGCATGATCTTCGAGATGGAGACCGCGGACCCGGATGACTTCATGACGCTGCTCTGGCTCGCCGATCACCCCGACGTCGAGCTGCTCGGCGTGCTCGTCACGCCCGGCTCCGAGGATCAGTGCCGGCTCGTCCGCTGGGGTCTGGATCGCTGCGGGCGGCCGGAGGTCCCGATCGGCGCCCTGCACGGCCCCGCGTGGTGGGCGACGAGCGAGGGCAAGAAGGCGCGGGTCTCCGGCTTCCACAAGGCGTGCTACGGCCCCGGCATCCTGGAGCACCCGGTCGGCGAGGTCGCGGGCGGCCCCGCGCTGCTCGCCGAGCTGCTCCGCGATCCGGACGCCACGGTGCTCGTCGGGGCCGCGCCCAAGAACATCGGCAAGGCGTTCAAGGACGCCCCCGGGCTCCGGCTCGCTCGCTGGGTCCAGCAAGGCGGCTTCGCGGGGGACAACCTGGTCGCCGAGCCGCTCGAGAAGTTCCGCGGGCGCCTCACCTGCCCGAGCTATAACCCCGGCGGCGCGCCCCGGGAGACGCTCGCGCTGCTCGCCTCACCGCAGATCGGAGAGCGCAGGTTCGTCTCGAAGAACGTCTGTCACGGGGTCGTCTACACCGAGGCCATGCGCGAGGCGCTGGGCCGCCGGGTCTCCGGGCGATCGCCGCGGAGCGGCCTGACGGGGATGATCGACGCGCTCGGTCGGTACCTGGCAGACAAGGGCGTCGGCAAGGCGATGCACGATCTCGTGGCGGCCGCCTGCGCGCTCGACGAGCGCGTCTGCGACTTCGTCGAGGTCGAGATCTACCGCGAGAAGGGCGAATGGGGGGCGCGGGCCATGGAGGGCACGAACACGCGCATCTCGGTCGCGTTCCACGAGGAGCGCTTCCTCGACGTGCTCGCGCGCTGA